One Williamsia phyllosphaerae DNA segment encodes these proteins:
- a CDS encoding esterase/lipase family protein has product MRFRFGWFVVALIAALLLPATAWSSPASAAPAPGSPAPAAPSDPAVLAGANDFSCRPSAAHPRPVVLVHGTWSTMTGTWKVLAPALKKEGYCVFALDYGKREPNSLENLLNLAGGDAIARSAGTLAQFVTKVRTTTRAAQVDIVGHSQGALVARQYLKFNGGTDAKDPSRNAVHTLVSLAGTNHGTTFNFNQLIGLAGQALGIPVVTLAATAVGPSYIEQMIGSPFLRRLNDGGDTRAGVDYVAVGSRGDNVVTPTAGTFLTAGPGATVRNVWVQDGCPDALVDHMTITSAPRATWIVLDALDPKYGRTHRAPCA; this is encoded by the coding sequence GTGAGGTTTCGTTTCGGGTGGTTCGTCGTCGCGTTGATCGCTGCACTCCTCCTGCCTGCGACGGCGTGGTCCTCCCCCGCGTCGGCGGCACCCGCACCCGGCTCACCCGCCCCGGCTGCCCCGTCGGATCCGGCCGTCCTCGCAGGCGCCAACGACTTCTCGTGCCGCCCGTCGGCCGCCCATCCCCGACCGGTCGTGCTGGTGCACGGCACGTGGTCGACGATGACCGGCACCTGGAAGGTGCTCGCCCCGGCCCTGAAGAAGGAGGGCTACTGCGTGTTCGCCCTCGACTACGGCAAGCGTGAGCCGAACAGCCTGGAGAACCTGCTGAACCTCGCGGGCGGCGATGCCATCGCGCGATCGGCGGGCACCCTGGCGCAGTTCGTCACGAAGGTGCGCACCACGACGCGGGCAGCCCAGGTCGACATCGTCGGACACTCGCAAGGTGCACTCGTCGCTCGGCAGTACCTCAAGTTCAACGGGGGCACCGACGCAAAGGACCCGTCGCGCAACGCCGTACACACACTCGTCAGCCTCGCGGGCACCAATCACGGGACGACGTTCAACTTCAACCAGTTGATCGGGTTGGCCGGGCAGGCACTGGGCATCCCGGTGGTGACGCTGGCCGCGACCGCCGTCGGACCGTCCTACATCGAGCAGATGATCGGCTCACCGTTCCTGCGCCGACTCAACGACGGCGGCGACACCCGCGCCGGAGTCGACTACGTCGCGGTCGGTTCGCGGGGCGACAACGTCGTCACCCCGACCGCCGGCACCTTCCTCACCGCGGGTCCGGGTGCGACGGTTCGCAATGTCTGGGTGCAGGACGGGTGCCCGGATGCGCTCGTCGACCACATGACGATCACCTCGGCGCCGCGCGCGACGTGGATCGTCCTCGACGCACTCGACCCGAAGTACGGTCGGACGCACCGGGCTCCCTGCGCCTGA
- a CDS encoding aspartate/glutamate racemase family protein, producing the protein MRICIINPNTTSAMTDLMAEVARSAAGPDTDIVAVTSSMGPASIESHYDEAMSVPGLLAAIVADRESEHPSDAYLIACFGDPGLDAAREIAGAPVLGIAQAAMHLAALSGGGFSVVTTLGRTIGRAEELTHRYGVAGLCRGLHACEIPVLELESNPDTEVILTDACARALTGDGSESVVLGCGGMADLAARISDKIGAPVIDGVAAGVRLLQALVPVGGFPGPASGEFSRPPAKEYTGLLSGFALR; encoded by the coding sequence ATGCGAATCTGCATCATCAACCCGAACACCACCTCCGCCATGACCGACCTCATGGCGGAGGTGGCACGTTCGGCGGCCGGCCCCGACACCGACATCGTGGCGGTCACGTCGTCGATGGGGCCCGCCTCCATCGAGAGCCACTACGACGAGGCGATGTCGGTGCCCGGACTACTGGCCGCGATCGTCGCCGACCGGGAGTCGGAGCACCCGTCCGACGCCTATCTGATCGCCTGTTTCGGCGATCCCGGCCTCGACGCGGCACGCGAGATCGCCGGCGCCCCGGTCCTCGGTATCGCCCAGGCGGCAATGCATCTCGCGGCGCTCTCCGGCGGCGGGTTCTCGGTCGTGACCACGTTGGGGCGCACCATCGGACGCGCCGAGGAACTGACCCACCGCTACGGGGTGGCCGGCCTCTGCCGCGGACTGCACGCCTGCGAGATCCCCGTGCTCGAACTCGAGTCGAACCCGGACACCGAGGTCATCCTCACCGACGCCTGCGCCCGGGCACTGACCGGCGACGGCTCGGAGTCGGTCGTGCTCGGCTGCGGTGGGATGGCCGACCTGGCCGCCCGCATCTCGGACAAGATCGGCGCCCCGGTGATCGACGGTGTCGCCGCCGGAGTCCGCCTCCTGCAGGCGCTCGTCCCGGTCGGCGGTTTCCCCGGCCCCGCCAGCGGCGAGTTCTCCCGCCCGCCCGCCAAGGAGTACACCGGCCTCCTCAGTGGGTTCGCCCTGCGCTGA
- a CDS encoding NCS1 family nucleobase:cation symporter-1: MTETISTGDAVAEPTHASAAGESVIKLGYHQNLTNSDLAPLKKQSWTSYNIFAFWMSDVHSVGGYVFAGSLFALGISAWQVLIALLVGIFMVYFLCNLVARPSQQAGVPYPVTTRVAFGVRGANLPAILRGLIAVAWYGIQTYLASVAFGLLAIKFWPSIAKFDSVDDYGFLGLSLLGWGGFILMWVLQAIVFWNGMETIRKFIDFCGPAVYVVMVILAGYLIYKAGWSNVHFDLSAGPNKTGWASFTALLSAIALVVSYFSGPMLNFGDFSRYGKSFSAVKKGNFLGLPVNFLFFSILVVCTVSAGATVIGRDSDGNIITDPVHIVDRIDNTTAAVLGVLTFAIATIGINIVANFVSPAFDFSNVAPTKITWRMGGMIAAVGSVLITPWNLFNNPSAIHYTLDTLGAVIGPLFGVLIADFYLVKKKKIVVDDLFSMSPTATYWFRKGVNPVAVIATVIAAIAGIAIVIEGTTYMASYTWFVGAGLGFAIYWLGMRFLPPTFIYENPPTVEATEKVVA, encoded by the coding sequence ATGACCGAAACGATCAGTACCGGCGACGCCGTCGCGGAACCGACCCACGCGAGCGCGGCCGGCGAGAGCGTCATCAAGCTCGGCTACCACCAGAACCTCACCAACTCCGACCTCGCACCGCTGAAGAAACAGAGCTGGACGTCGTACAACATCTTCGCGTTCTGGATGTCCGACGTGCACAGTGTCGGTGGCTACGTGTTCGCGGGAAGCCTGTTCGCACTGGGCATCTCGGCCTGGCAGGTGCTCATCGCCCTGCTCGTCGGCATCTTCATGGTGTATTTCCTGTGCAACCTCGTCGCACGTCCGTCGCAGCAGGCGGGCGTCCCGTACCCGGTGACGACGCGGGTGGCGTTCGGCGTCCGCGGTGCGAACCTCCCCGCCATCCTGCGCGGCCTGATCGCCGTGGCCTGGTACGGGATCCAGACCTACCTCGCGTCCGTCGCGTTCGGTCTGCTGGCGATCAAGTTCTGGCCCTCGATCGCGAAGTTCGACTCCGTCGACGACTACGGGTTCCTCGGGCTGTCGCTGCTCGGCTGGGGTGGCTTCATCCTGATGTGGGTGTTGCAGGCCATCGTCTTCTGGAACGGCATGGAGACCATCCGCAAGTTCATCGACTTCTGTGGTCCCGCGGTCTATGTCGTCATGGTCATCCTCGCCGGTTACCTGATCTACAAGGCCGGCTGGAGCAACGTCCACTTCGACCTGTCGGCCGGACCGAACAAGACCGGGTGGGCCTCGTTCACCGCCCTGCTGAGCGCCATCGCCCTGGTCGTGTCGTACTTCTCCGGACCGATGCTGAACTTCGGCGACTTCTCCCGCTACGGCAAGTCGTTCTCCGCGGTGAAGAAGGGCAACTTCCTCGGCCTGCCGGTGAACTTCCTGTTCTTCTCGATCCTGGTGGTGTGCACGGTGTCCGCGGGCGCCACGGTCATCGGTCGCGACTCCGACGGCAACATCATCACCGACCCGGTGCACATCGTCGACCGCATCGACAACACCACCGCGGCGGTCCTGGGTGTGCTCACCTTCGCCATCGCGACCATCGGCATCAACATCGTCGCCAACTTCGTCTCCCCCGCCTTCGACTTCTCCAACGTGGCCCCGACCAAGATCACCTGGCGCATGGGCGGGATGATCGCCGCGGTCGGATCGGTGCTGATCACCCCGTGGAACCTGTTCAACAACCCGTCGGCGATCCACTACACACTCGACACCCTCGGCGCGGTGATCGGGCCGCTGTTCGGCGTGCTCATCGCAGACTTCTACCTCGTCAAGAAGAAGAAGATCGTCGTCGACGACCTGTTCAGCATGTCGCCCACCGCGACGTACTGGTTCCGCAAGGGCGTCAACCCGGTGGCCGTGATCGCCACCGTCATCGCGGCGATCGCGGGCATCGCGATCGTCATCGAGGGCACCACGTACATGGCCAGCTACACCTGGTTCGTCGGAGCCGGTCTCGGTTTCGCGATCTACTGGCTGGGCATGCGGTTCCTCCCACCGACGTTCATCTACGAGAACCCACCCACCGTCGAGGCGACCGAGAAGGTCGTCGCCTGA
- a CDS encoding GntR family transcriptional regulator produces MAMRGRNLGLLAALSAIPTGPSQASVLDGLRRVILDGGATPGSAIPVGEIATLFGVSPIPVREALKTLVGEGLVGHQTNNGYFVAQLTVAELREIYFVRGILEQAALTRAVDLAAPDDLEAARAAHRALHAATEAGDLRAYHHQSRRFHQALIEPCGMHRLVHMFDATWNITEPFQLMQAATPEMQTRLHADHEAMIDAVAGRDVDALIATAREHHSRLETMIIDTAAQLNVADES; encoded by the coding sequence ATGGCGATGAGGGGTCGCAACCTCGGGCTCCTCGCGGCGCTGTCGGCGATCCCCACCGGTCCGTCCCAGGCGAGTGTGCTCGACGGGTTGCGTCGGGTCATCCTGGACGGGGGCGCGACGCCCGGATCGGCCATCCCGGTCGGCGAGATCGCGACCCTCTTCGGCGTCAGCCCGATCCCGGTGCGCGAGGCGCTCAAGACCCTCGTGGGCGAGGGACTCGTCGGCCATCAGACCAACAACGGCTATTTCGTCGCCCAGCTCACCGTCGCCGAGCTCCGCGAGATCTACTTCGTACGCGGCATCCTCGAACAGGCCGCGCTGACCCGCGCCGTCGATCTGGCCGCACCCGACGATCTCGAGGCCGCGCGTGCGGCCCACCGGGCCCTGCACGCCGCCACCGAGGCCGGCGATCTCCGTGCGTACCACCATCAGTCGCGGCGTTTCCACCAGGCGCTCATCGAGCCCTGCGGCATGCACCGTCTGGTCCACATGTTCGACGCGACGTGGAACATCACCGAGCCGTTCCAGCTGATGCAGGCCGCGACGCCGGAGATGCAGACCCGCCTGCACGCCGACCACGAGGCGATGATCGACGCCGTGGCCGGGCGCGACGTGGACGCACTGATCGCCACCGCGCGCGAGCACCACTCACGCCTGGAGACGATGATCATCGACACCGCAGCACAATTGAACGTCGCCGACGAATCCTGA
- a CDS encoding alpha/beta fold hydrolase, translating into MPALGTSGVVSIGDREVHYCADGQGPVTVFFESGLGRSRNTWAAVQPLVARFARTITYDRAGHGRSDSRDEPCTLEELTADHLAVRAAVVDGPCVVVGHSYGGPIVRGGALTQPSDVTGVVLVDEVSELCDRLVYGNGMMGSGAFYRAQVILARLRLLPNFLTHTHYRSLMSDNPVERSDEVMREIRSEEGSGRGARTALREWQSFTASMRRFRASGPWIPRVPMTTISPTRVPEDKLHLDYIAQSHDETARLARDCRHVFAHTSGHYIQLSEPDTVVNEIRALVDASCDVG; encoded by the coding sequence GTGCCTGCGTTGGGAACGTCGGGAGTGGTGTCGATCGGCGATCGCGAGGTGCACTACTGTGCCGACGGGCAGGGGCCGGTCACGGTCTTCTTCGAGAGCGGCCTCGGGCGCTCGCGCAACACGTGGGCGGCCGTGCAACCGCTGGTCGCACGGTTCGCCCGGACGATCACCTACGACCGAGCGGGCCACGGACGCAGCGACTCTCGCGACGAGCCCTGCACCCTGGAGGAACTCACCGCCGATCACCTCGCGGTCCGCGCGGCGGTCGTCGACGGTCCGTGCGTCGTGGTCGGGCACAGCTACGGAGGGCCGATCGTCCGCGGGGGAGCCCTGACCCAGCCCTCGGATGTGACCGGCGTGGTGCTCGTCGACGAGGTGTCCGAACTGTGCGATCGCCTGGTGTACGGAAACGGGATGATGGGATCCGGCGCCTTTTATCGTGCGCAGGTGATCCTGGCCCGGCTGCGATTGTTACCGAATTTTCTGACGCACACCCATTACCGATCATTGATGTCGGACAACCCCGTGGAACGGTCCGATGAAGTGATGCGGGAGATCCGTTCCGAGGAGGGCAGCGGCCGCGGCGCCCGCACCGCGCTGCGGGAATGGCAGTCGTTCACCGCGAGCATGCGACGCTTCCGTGCGAGCGGTCCGTGGATCCCCCGCGTACCGATGACCACCATCTCGCCGACGCGGGTGCCCGAGGACAAACTCCACCTCGACTACATCGCGCAGTCACACGACGAGACGGCCCGGCTGGCCCGCGACTGCCGCCACGTGTTCGCACACACCTCGGGCCACTACATCCAGTTGTCCGAGCCCGACACCGTCGTGAACGAGATCCGCGCCCTGGTCGACGCCTCCTGCGATGTCGGCTGA
- a CDS encoding hotdog fold domain-containing protein has translation MTDEITTLPTARTESVTPTYALWRRLPQNAVGAALFSIGMVARVPYFGTILPSVKELRPGYCEVTAPKWFGVHNHIGTFHAIAACNLAETAMGMLMEASTPTALRWLPKGMSSQYLAKATTGLRAVATLSDPIDAVAIGDGAEVVVDIAITDKAGIEVVHCAITCWVTPK, from the coding sequence ATGACGGATGAGATCACCACCCTCCCCACCGCCCGGACCGAGTCGGTCACCCCGACGTATGCCCTGTGGCGTCGCCTTCCCCAGAACGCGGTGGGCGCGGCGCTGTTCTCGATCGGCATGGTCGCCCGGGTCCCCTACTTCGGCACCATCCTGCCGTCGGTGAAGGAGCTGCGACCCGGGTACTGCGAGGTCACGGCACCGAAGTGGTTCGGGGTCCACAACCACATCGGCACCTTCCACGCGATCGCCGCCTGCAACCTGGCCGAGACCGCGATGGGGATGCTGATGGAGGCGTCGACGCCCACCGCGCTGCGCTGGCTGCCCAAGGGCATGTCATCGCAGTACCTCGCCAAGGCCACCACCGGCCTGCGTGCGGTGGCCACCCTGTCCGATCCCATCGACGCCGTCGCGATCGGCGACGGGGCGGAGGTCGTCGTCGACATCGCGATCACCGACAAGGCCGGGATCGAGGTCGTGCACTGCGCGATCACGTGCTGGGTGACGCCGAAGTGA
- a CDS encoding DUF4153 domain-containing protein, which produces MPETPSMPGIPIPGMVFGNDPRPSAPPLPPLPPRRPRYDVAAELPRAAPRRVLAAVAVAGVAAALLLPGDLSGIGIALTGITVLGAVFVGSPERPGRGQLLTAAGIVALLAVPGWRSAEWLTVWYVLLAVAATTVLVVGGRTLRDMGFAVVAPLMVSLHTSVWLTRAAGEAYAGSKVQNPRAVLGVGAVTVALVGVFGALFAGADAVFAGLLSALTPDVDDPTVTANVAVGVVVGLFTALGCYLRYARPRLIDRDPDRAPTRDTWAWAVPTGTVLVVFVAFLGTQAGAMIGGQDYVRETANLTSAEYARSGFWQLFAVTALTILVVTVAWQRADRTTTRDRMTVRGILGGLCLATLLVVASALHRMYLYIDAYGATRLRISVMAVELCLGAIVVALMVAGAGLGTRHLARAVGALVIGAALAFAVYNPDAQIARINVDRYEASVARDEAPRIDTSYLSGLSPDATGQLLRLPTGLRPCVLLLIAETARDKRGWTGFTVGRAQAKSDLRDVELPTAGASGACPQP; this is translated from the coding sequence ATGCCCGAAACACCCTCGATGCCCGGCATCCCCATCCCGGGGATGGTCTTCGGGAACGACCCCCGGCCGTCGGCGCCACCGCTGCCCCCGCTGCCGCCCCGGCGACCGCGCTACGACGTGGCGGCCGAACTCCCCCGCGCCGCACCACGTCGGGTGCTCGCCGCGGTCGCGGTCGCCGGTGTCGCCGCGGCGCTCCTGCTCCCCGGCGACCTGTCGGGCATCGGCATCGCGCTGACCGGCATCACGGTCCTCGGCGCGGTGTTCGTGGGTTCGCCCGAGCGGCCCGGCCGGGGGCAACTGCTCACCGCCGCGGGCATCGTGGCGCTGCTGGCCGTGCCCGGTTGGCGCAGCGCGGAATGGTTGACCGTCTGGTACGTCCTGCTCGCCGTCGCGGCCACCACGGTGCTCGTCGTCGGCGGACGGACCCTGCGCGACATGGGGTTCGCCGTGGTGGCGCCACTGATGGTGTCGCTGCACACGTCGGTCTGGCTGACACGCGCCGCCGGCGAGGCCTACGCCGGCTCGAAGGTCCAGAACCCACGGGCGGTGCTGGGGGTGGGCGCGGTGACCGTCGCACTCGTCGGGGTGTTCGGCGCGCTGTTCGCCGGTGCCGACGCCGTGTTCGCGGGGTTGCTGTCCGCGCTCACCCCGGACGTCGACGACCCCACCGTCACCGCGAACGTCGCGGTGGGCGTCGTGGTCGGCCTGTTCACGGCGTTGGGCTGCTACCTGCGGTACGCCCGACCGCGCCTGATCGACCGGGACCCGGACCGTGCGCCCACACGCGACACGTGGGCCTGGGCAGTGCCGACCGGCACGGTGCTCGTGGTGTTCGTCGCCTTCCTCGGGACGCAGGCCGGCGCCATGATCGGCGGGCAGGACTACGTGCGTGAGACCGCGAACCTGACCTCCGCCGAGTACGCCCGATCAGGGTTCTGGCAGCTGTTCGCCGTCACCGCCCTGACCATCCTGGTGGTGACGGTGGCCTGGCAGCGCGCGGACCGGACCACCACGCGCGACCGCATGACCGTGCGCGGCATCCTCGGCGGGCTGTGTCTGGCGACGCTGCTCGTGGTCGCGTCCGCGCTGCACCGTATGTACCTCTACATCGACGCCTACGGAGCGACCCGGCTGCGGATCAGTGTGATGGCGGTGGAGTTGTGCCTCGGCGCGATCGTCGTCGCGTTGATGGTGGCCGGCGCCGGACTCGGCACCCGACACCTCGCCCGCGCCGTCGGTGCTCTGGTCATCGGTGCGGCGCTGGCGTTCGCCGTCTACAACCCGGACGCGCAGATCGCCCGCATCAACGTCGACCGGTACGAGGCGTCGGTGGCCCGCGACGAGGCCCCCCGGATCGACACCTCGTACCTGTCCGGGCTCTCGCCGGACGCGACCGGTCAGCTGCTGCGCCTCCCCACCGGGCTCCGACCGTGCGTGCTCCTGCTCATCGCCGAGACAGCACGGGACAAGCGGGGGTGGACCGGGTTCACCGTCGGACGTGCGCAGGCGAAGTCCGACCTGCGTGACGTCGAACTGCCGACTGCGGGCGCTTCCGGCGCGTGCCCACAGCCCTAA
- a CDS encoding HAMP domain-containing sensor histidine kinase, with translation MHFPRPLDAVASFKFKTAVVVGGALLTSSVSFWITAQLAFRYALLVALVVALVVTWVLAHGMTSPLREMTGAVRRMSDGDYTTRVRATSKDEIGTLATAFNQMAEDLSHEDRYRREVVGNVAHELRTPVAALHAVLENLVDGVRTPDQDTLESALTQTDRLGRLITDLLDLSRVEGGAVRLDHDPIEVQRFAADAVAQCRLRLRRQNGRATDVGFSIGIPAALVVEADEDRLHQVLANLLDNAARHSPPGGVVHVHAHADGDSVVLEVADQGPGVEPAERQRIFERFTRGGSRDGGTGLGLAIAQWVVHLHRGEIAVVDDPQGCRIRVRLPAYAAH, from the coding sequence CTGCACTTCCCGCGTCCGCTCGATGCGGTGGCGTCGTTCAAGTTCAAGACCGCCGTGGTGGTGGGCGGTGCGCTGCTCACCTCCAGCGTGTCGTTCTGGATCACCGCGCAGCTGGCGTTCCGATACGCCCTGCTGGTCGCGCTGGTGGTCGCCCTCGTCGTCACGTGGGTTCTCGCGCACGGGATGACCTCACCGCTGCGGGAGATGACCGGCGCCGTCCGTCGGATGTCCGACGGCGACTACACCACCCGGGTGCGCGCGACGTCGAAGGACGAGATCGGCACGCTGGCGACGGCGTTCAACCAGATGGCCGAGGACCTGTCGCACGAGGATCGGTACCGACGCGAGGTCGTCGGCAACGTCGCCCACGAGCTGCGGACGCCGGTCGCCGCGCTGCACGCGGTGTTGGAGAACCTCGTCGACGGGGTCCGCACCCCCGATCAGGACACCCTGGAGTCGGCGTTGACGCAGACCGACCGGCTCGGTCGGTTGATCACCGACCTCCTCGACCTGTCCCGGGTGGAGGGTGGCGCAGTGCGACTCGACCACGACCCGATCGAGGTGCAGCGCTTCGCCGCCGACGCGGTGGCGCAGTGCCGGCTGCGGCTGCGCCGGCAGAACGGTCGGGCCACCGACGTCGGTTTCTCGATCGGCATCCCGGCCGCGCTGGTGGTCGAGGCCGACGAGGACCGCCTCCATCAGGTGCTGGCCAATCTCCTCGACAACGCGGCCCGGCACTCGCCACCGGGCGGCGTGGTCCATGTCCACGCCCACGCCGACGGCGATTCGGTCGTGCTCGAGGTGGCCGACCAGGGCCCCGGTGTCGAACCCGCTGAGCGACAACGCATCTTCGAACGCTTCACCCGCGGTGGTTCCCGTGACGGCGGGACCGGACTGGGCCTGGCCATCGCACAGTGGGTCGTCCACCTGCACCGCGGCGAGATCGCCGTGGTCGACGACCCACAGGGGTGTCGGATCCGGGTCCGGTTGCCCGCGTACGCCGCCCACTGA
- a CDS encoding response regulator transcription factor, translating into MLVVDDEPLIRESIAERFRAEGFDVTTADTGPAAVAIHRKGGCDVVILDLMLPGMDGLEVCRRMQAHSPTPVLMLTARSAETDLVIGLGVGADDYLSKPFSMRELVARTRALLRRAERYGPADSAPTDTGPAESASEVQMLGDLHIDHSGRRVVVEGESVHLTRTEFDLLVSLARHPGAVLSRGQLLETVWQWPGAGETRTVDSHVRSLRRKVGHGRIRTVHGVGYALASEPS; encoded by the coding sequence GTGTTGGTCGTCGATGACGAGCCGCTCATCCGCGAGTCCATCGCCGAACGGTTTCGGGCAGAGGGCTTCGACGTCACCACCGCCGACACCGGGCCCGCCGCCGTCGCCATCCACCGCAAGGGCGGCTGCGACGTGGTCATCCTCGATCTGATGCTGCCCGGGATGGACGGGCTCGAGGTGTGCCGACGCATGCAGGCGCACTCCCCCACCCCGGTCCTGATGCTGACCGCGCGATCCGCCGAGACCGACCTCGTCATCGGGCTCGGGGTCGGCGCCGACGACTACCTGTCCAAGCCGTTCTCCATGCGCGAGCTCGTCGCCAGGACCCGCGCCCTGCTGCGACGGGCCGAGCGCTACGGACCGGCCGACAGCGCGCCGACCGACACCGGGCCGGCCGAGTCGGCGTCGGAGGTGCAGATGCTCGGCGACCTGCACATCGACCACTCCGGACGACGGGTCGTGGTCGAGGGCGAGTCGGTGCACCTGACCCGCACCGAGTTCGACCTGCTGGTGTCGCTGGCGCGCCACCCGGGTGCGGTGCTCAGCCGCGGGCAGCTGCTCGAGACGGTCTGGCAGTGGCCGGGCGCCGGCGAGACCCGCACGGTCGACTCACACGTCCGGTCCCTGCGACGCAAGGTCGGCCACGGCCGCATCCGCACGGTGCACGGCGTCGGGTACGCGCTGGCGAGTGAACCGTCGTGA
- the rpsJ gene encoding 30S ribosomal protein S10 → MAGQKIRIRLKAYDHEAIDASARKIVETVTRTGARVVGPVPLPTEKNVYCVIRSPHKYKDSREHFEMRTHKRLIDILDPTPKTVDALMRIDLPASVDVNIQ, encoded by the coding sequence GTGGCGGGACAAAAGATCCGCATCAGGCTCAAGGCCTATGACCATGAGGCGATCGACGCTTCGGCGCGCAAGATCGTGGAGACCGTGACCCGTACCGGGGCACGTGTGGTCGGCCCGGTGCCGCTGCCCACCGAGAAGAACGTGTACTGCGTGATTCGTTCACCGCACAAGTACAAGGATTCTCGTGAGCACTTCGAGATGCGGACGCACAAGCGATTGATCGACATCCTCGACCCCACGCCGAAGACGGTGGACGCGCTCATGCGCATCGACCTGCCGGCCAGCGTCGACGTCAACATCCAGTAG
- the rplC gene encoding 50S ribosomal protein L3, with translation MTQKNVKGILGTKLGMTQVFDENNRVVPVTVVKAGPNVITQIRTQETDGYTAVQLAYGAIDPRKVTKPVTGQYTKTGVTPRRHLAEIRMNDISEYSVGQELTAEIFADGSFVDVTGTSKGKGFAGVMKRHGFKGLGASHGVHRVHRAPGSIGGCATPGRVFKGMRMAGRMGNDRVTTQNLTVHKVDAEAGLLLIKGAIPGRRGGIVIVRDAVKGGVSA, from the coding sequence ATGACTCAGAAGAACGTGAAGGGAATCCTGGGCACGAAGCTCGGGATGACCCAGGTCTTCGACGAGAACAACCGGGTTGTCCCGGTGACCGTCGTCAAGGCCGGACCGAATGTGATCACCCAGATCCGTACGCAGGAGACCGACGGGTACACCGCCGTTCAGCTCGCCTACGGTGCGATCGATCCGCGCAAGGTGACCAAGCCGGTCACCGGTCAGTACACGAAGACCGGCGTCACGCCGCGTCGTCACCTGGCCGAGATCCGCATGAACGACATCTCCGAGTACTCCGTGGGCCAGGAGCTGACCGCCGAGATCTTCGCCGACGGCTCGTTCGTCGACGTGACCGGCACCTCCAAGGGCAAGGGATTCGCGGGCGTCATGAAGCGCCACGGGTTCAAGGGCCTGGGCGCCAGCCACGGCGTGCACCGCGTGCACCGTGCGCCGGGATCCATCGGTGGCTGCGCCACCCCGGGTCGCGTGTTCAAGGGCATGCGGATGGCCGGACGTATGGGTAACGACCGCGTCACCACCCAGAACCTGACCGTGCACAAGGTGGACGCCGAGGCCGGCCTGCTGCTGATCAAGGGAGCGATCCCGGGTCGCAGGGGCGGCATCGTGATCGTCCGCGATGCAGTGAAAGGCGGTGTGAGCGCATGA
- the rplD gene encoding 50S ribosomal protein L4 translates to MSVDTTKTEATKLTLDVKTADGKTDGTVELPAELFDAPANIALMHQVVIAQQAAARQGTHSAKTRAEVSGGGAKPYRQKGTGRARQGSTRAPQFTGGGVVHGPKPRDYSQRTPKKMKAAALRGALSDRARNERIHVITELVAGQSPSTKAARAFLEALSDRRKFLVVVGREDVAAWKSVANLEYVLPITPDQLNTYDVLDSDEVVFSVEALNAFVSRALKTDEKEA, encoded by the coding sequence ATGAGCGTCGACACCACGAAGACCGAAGCCACGAAGTTGACGCTGGACGTCAAGACCGCGGACGGGAAGACCGACGGAACCGTCGAGCTGCCCGCCGAGCTCTTCGACGCGCCCGCCAACATCGCGCTGATGCACCAGGTCGTCATCGCACAGCAGGCCGCGGCTCGGCAGGGTACCCACTCGGCCAAGACCCGCGCCGAGGTCAGCGGTGGCGGCGCGAAGCCGTACCGCCAGAAGGGAACCGGTCGCGCCCGTCAGGGTTCGACCCGTGCTCCGCAGTTCACCGGTGGTGGCGTGGTGCACGGCCCGAAGCCGCGTGACTACAGCCAGCGGACCCCCAAGAAGATGAAGGCCGCCGCGCTGCGCGGAGCCCTCTCGGACCGCGCCCGCAACGAGCGCATCCACGTGATCACCGAACTGGTGGCCGGGCAGTCCCCGTCCACCAAGGCGGCTCGCGCCTTCCTGGAGGCCCTCTCCGACCGTCGCAAGTTCCTCGTCGTCGTCGGTCGCGAAGACGTCGCCGCGTGGAAGAGCGTCGCGAACCTGGAGTACGTCCTGCCGATCACTCCCGATCAGCTCAACACCTACGACGTGCTCGATTCCGACGAGGTCGTGTTCAGCGTCGAGGCCCTCAACGCGTTCGTCTCCCGGGCGCTGAAGACCGACGAGAAGGAGGCCTGA